From the Raphanus sativus cultivar WK10039 unplaced genomic scaffold, ASM80110v3 Scaffold2997, whole genome shotgun sequence genome, the window TCAATTATAACTGCAACCTATTATAACTTTTCGTGTGGTTAAAAGCTACATGTCTTTTTATCTTCTTATAAGCATATATCCAAAGCTTTTTCTATCTCCAACAAATTCTTAGTACCGTGTGTCATCCTTTCTAGCTTCTATATCAGAGATACTATGAGCTACAGATTGAGGTTCTACAACGAGAgatacagagtccacatgaatTGGGATTCTGGAGCATTGTGAAGAGTATATAGACAATTAATGACATGTATGTGGTGTCACGTGCACaacaaatgcaaaaaaaaaaaattaatccagAGTAAGTACTAATTCTACTAtccaagaagatgaagaacaataTTAGATATGATAACCTCACGAGACAAGTGATAAGAACAAATACTTATATCCAGCTGGAAGAACAACTTATCAGATAACATTGCACTAGCAACACTCTGTATCATCAGAGTTCCTAGGTTTTCATCAACAAATATACATTcctatgtaattatatttttctttaaaaaaaatcaacaaaatttcatataatttgGTCAAACACAATCATATAAGCTATCCTCTTACGAAAGTCAACATCCAAAATTGAAAGTCAATCACCTGAGGTTCGCCGTCGATGTATACGACGGCGCCATCTCTATACGTCAGCATAGACCGACCGTTCCTAGGATTAAAGCGGATCGGGACGCCTCGGCCTTTCTCGACGTTGAAAGCGAAGATCGATTTCAATCCGTATTTATCGAGGATAGGTCGAACCTCGAGCTGATCCTGCTCCCAGCCTCCGAGATTCGACTTGAACACGTCGATCGGACCTTTCCCGCACCGATACATGTGGATCTCCACCTCCGGCACCTTCGCCGTCGCGGATTGCGGTCTCGATTGGCCTTCGGGTTGAGAATCGTCGAGCAACGGAGCGGTCTCTTCGATCTCCTGCATCGTTCCTATTGACATGATGATGATTAACGATTCGTCGCTGCGTTCCGGTCAAAGGTTTTCTGTTAATagaagcaacaaaaaaaaaaatttctgttCATAACGACGGCGTTTAGGTTAATAGACTAGAAGTTGGGCCTCGTTATGATCTTAAATATTCTGAGGTCAATAATGTGGACGTTGGGCCTCACTATGTGGCCTAAAGGAGGATTAAAGGATAATGACATTCcgttacttttttgttttttttttggcacaaaAGACATTCCGTTAGACTATTTGTTACCAAAAGAAGGTTACAAAAAATAACTATTAGGCTCATACGGTCCGTTTTAAGGccaattattaaaagataaaacgGCCCATTAGACCCATTGGTTTATACGGTTATCATCGGTTGTCTCCGGTCGTCTTCCTTTAATAGGGAcctttttgttatgttttattctattgtGAGAATACTTCACTCGTGCTAGTGTCATTTTTCTCAACATATACATTGCTTGTTGTAGGCCTGGGCATAAAATccggaacccgaaatccgaaccgaacccgaaccgaaaaacccgacccgttatccaacccgaaatgtaaaaatacccgaacgggtcttgtagggtggtataaaaaatatccgaacccgaagtgttattaaccgaacccgaacgggtaacccgAAAAACCCAAAACTaatagtaaatataaatattttgaaatatatatatatatatatatataagtattttagttattaaatttaatattcgtggtaatatgatatataataataaatattaacaatattaaaaatattttaagtacacaattagttataaataagtaatttataatttgttcacTACAATAACACGtactctctataatataatgtatattgtttacaaataatatatgttttcatcctagattaacattttattgttatttttagtaattttttgtgtgatagattaatttttattaatttagttgtttttctttaagtttttgttgttttactttggttatatccgaaccgaaccgatataaacccgaacccgaatgatatatgattactttatgggttttaggacgca encodes:
- the LOC130506209 gene encoding uncharacterized protein LOC130506209, translated to MSIGTMQEIEETAPLLDDSQPEGQSRPQSATAKVPEVEIHMYRCGKGPIDVFKSNLGGWEQDQLEVRPILDKYGLKSIFAFNVEKGRGVPIRFNPRNGRSMLTYRDGAVVYIDGEPQDSMIQPITRIVLGVVIATLLITFLMKDPPAWIKNNISLGNFPPWVLACIVIVFTRARKRTRDFFRKYGW